A single region of the Acidithiobacillus acidisediminis genome encodes:
- a CDS encoding MarC family protein has protein sequence MNFSSTELAISVQAFITLVVLMDPVGIVPLFIALNSDKSIAQQERTARQIAIAVSGVLIASTLFGARILQYFFIGIAEFKVSGGLLLLLMSIQMLVTDNLLPSAEGKNPQRSSTVTPLGIPLLAGPGAISTVIIYGHNADSLGGYLLIIVDILLATLLAYWAMRQSHRISAFLGSLGIEIITKLAGLILGAIAIRFICQGLLTLLPGLA, from the coding sequence ATGAACTTTTCATCCACTGAACTGGCTATCAGCGTCCAGGCTTTCATCACCTTGGTCGTGCTGATGGATCCCGTTGGCATCGTACCGCTATTTATCGCCCTGAACAGCGATAAAAGCATCGCACAGCAAGAACGCACCGCCCGCCAAATCGCCATAGCGGTTTCCGGGGTACTGATCGCCAGTACCCTGTTTGGCGCCAGAATACTCCAGTATTTCTTTATTGGTATCGCTGAGTTCAAGGTCAGCGGCGGGCTCCTGCTGCTGCTCATGTCTATACAAATGCTGGTCACCGATAACCTCCTACCATCCGCCGAAGGGAAAAACCCTCAACGCAGCAGTACTGTGACGCCGTTGGGCATTCCCTTGCTGGCAGGACCGGGTGCCATCAGCACCGTCATTATCTACGGTCACAACGCCGACAGCCTGGGGGGTTACCTCCTGATCATCGTCGACATCCTCTTGGCCACCCTGCTGGCCTATTGGGCCATGCGACAGTCGCATCGAATTTCGGCCTTTCTGGGGAGTCTGGGCATCGAAATCATCACCAAACTTGCGGGTCTGATTCTGGGTGCCATCGCCATCCGTTTTATTTGTCAGGGTCTGTTGACCTTATTACCGGGTTTGGCATGA